The genomic window gtTCTTTATGCAGTATTGCGACGATCAAAGTCATGGCAGCTAAATTGAAGCACAATTACTAAGTCAGCCTGCGAAAAGTgccaaatatcaatgaaaaagcCGTGCCCCGAGTTTGAAAGATGAAATAAATGGCGTTTTCCTACAGTATCACATGTTTTGTGTGAAACTGGATAATCAAAAGTcgacttttgacaatcagagttgaGAACAatgatagaatagaatagaatagaatagaatagaatagaatagaatagaatatcatttatttcagtataagtacacagttatacaatacatatagatGATGAAGATATTTACTATTATCTATTTCATCATAGAGAAAaaagaagtaagcatagagtgctcactatacacatcagcccgcgtagccaacgtgcctatcgttcacgctgcgtggcgaacgaaacacaactgtcacagtcgcactaatatagaagagtgatagagagagatcaCTACGGTACGcaacggagcgttaacgattgtaacgttggctacgcggccagttttggtaccaaaacgcttattattttcgtagtcgacatctagcatcgaatAGGGGAATTATCAGTTCCGCTACGTGATACTAGATGTCtctataattttcaaaatagagttccggtttaTCCGTTTATAATataagctgaaaattgttgagcattagacttttcgttcgtcgcaatATCTATTGTCaaatagcagtactgataattctgctACTCAAagttagatgtcgactacgaaaataagcgttttggtagcaaaagtgatgtatggagtgagcaattttaataacaaaacttccttgagacacagacatattacaTAACTATGTTAAAACTTggcactcacgtattttaagtcgaaaacgctcgatatgtttcactccgtactgAGAAGTGAAGCTGCTGACGCCACTCCTCGGTAcagagtgaaacatgtcgagcgttttcgacttcaaatacgtgagtgatccgtttgaacatatttaatatgtggACTATGTGGAGtgaacactctatgcttacttcttatttctctctGCTACTATAATTATATGGTCGTCTCGTGCCCACAACCCACAACTTACGAGCTCACTGTGGGCATAGGTTGAGCTGCGTAAAATtgctctataatatttatttatgacttattagaaaggagtaaggtgcaaaattgTACACGTATATTTTACGTCGATTATACATAATGTAcgaaatttttagggttccgtatccaacgGGTAAAAAGGAAACCTATtaataagactccgctgtccgtccgtctattgccgctatatcaacaaatactaaaaagtacggaatcttCGGTGGGCgtgtccaactcgcacttgcccaGTTTTTTTAGGCAATCAATTGATTGCATCAGTGATCCATTTCCGCGTGTACTCAaggaaataaattcaaatataacCGTTAAATGATCACGCTCACCTTGTCGGCAGCTTCGATGTCACATTTGGCGTCGATGAGCAAATTGACGATCTCCACGTTGCCGCGACTCGCCGCCCAGTGGATCGGGGCGCGCCCGTACTGCGAATCAATTATTAAGTGATATTTTGCTGACGACTGCCAGCAGTGGGAATTGGACGATGTCACTGCCAGttcccttaaccttttgaccgccaaagacgtcatatgacgcgcgcggctacagcccaatatcaaccttcatgcgtaccgacaaggttcacgattacgcgccgcgtgcgatagacctggcgttcaaaaggttaataaactGCGTTGCTGCGTTTTAAAGAATGACATCAACCATTTTCCCCTGCTACAACACTGTACCACTAGCGCTAAGAAGAGCGTCCATtaagaaagtaaaataatttttcaatataaGGACCGTGCAACGTTGAAAAACCGCCTTTACTTTGAATTACTTAGAAACAATCACGCTGCACAATCGAGTTCacaagatctttaaaatatatttacacggcTCTGCTAATAAGGTCctgcaaatatatttttggaacgttggtTTATTAAGATGTTTGTGAATTCAATAATAAGCTCATGTTGAGGACAATTCACGCTCTGCCCCATTCGCATGTTGACTTATGGCCTAACTCAGaaacttttaaaactaaataagtcACCTTTCcgttaagttttaaaaatatatgtaacaagTGCAAATCCCCAACCTCGATCTAATGAAACTGGCTGCTTTTCCACTAATGTGGAGATGAGAGGAGAGGTATGGGACTCAACCATCAGCCAGTAGCATTACTTGTGGTTGTAATCTAGCGGAGCGGAGAACGGAGAACAGATGTGAATTACAACCTGCTATTGGTTGGTTCCCGCGAGTCTCCTCTCATCTTCGCTCATCTCAGCCTTAGTGAAAAAGAAGCCTAAGTGACAccatctatattatatatatatgtaacaacaataatagtacattacgatacaagtgcgaaaaataggaaattcgaaacgagtggcgataaattaaaacacgaccgaagggagtgttttaaatcgacacgagttgcgaattacctattcgcacatgtatcgtacaacgttttacagtacatatggccctttaaatgttcgacacagtaacgtaatatgctacttctcgcactagtgctataaagtagccccatatgtactgtaaaaacttgTATGTACTGTCAGAGAAATTAGGTCCCTCGCGGCTTTCATGTTAACTTTATTGTCACCGTGACAAGGTACTTAAGGACTTTGTTACATGGAGACAGTCAAATTTTTTCTTTGCCCTTATAAAATGAatgtttatgaattaaatttaaacactTTTTATCACTCGCCTGGGAGCAACTTATTAAAATTTCAGAAGGTTTCATTTAACTTTATTCGACCTCATTATGGTTTAAAGGGCAAGCTATGATCAAAACTTCTCTTGGGAATGGGAGGCGAAGCTGAGTTTAAGGATTAATATCAAAGGCAACTTGTAGttagttattatacttattataacgAAGAGATCAGAAACCTTTATCGAACTAATGTAATACGTACAGTACTTCCAAATACAAATTCCCACAAATTTGTGCCCTACAGAATTTAGGCTCGGCCTCCCCGTACAGCAGATTTGTTCACATCTGTAGGCCTCCGCGAGGCCTCGCGGACTCGTTTTTGGTGACGGCCTCGTGTAGCAGCAGATCGTATTGTATGGAACACTCACATTATTCCTACAGTTGACGTCTGTAGGCCTCCTCAGAGCCTCGCGGACGGCATCGGGTTCGTTCTTGATGACGGCCTCGTGTAGCAGCAGGTCGTTTTGCTGCACGCGCGATCGCCCTTCGGCCATCTGTCAACAAATTATCTCCATAACAATTGATCTAACTTCaatttaacctaaataaaattacggTAGTTTCGGCATAAGAATCATATTGTTTGGGTTTAAAGCTTGAGTTCGGTCAAAATATACCGAATTTTTCAGCCCCGGCGATGCTGAGGGCCGAccacgaacaccgaagttctTGATTtgtatctttttcttttactctaaTTGAGGTGTAATtacagtgacagagaaagatgctcgcatttgcgaacttcggtgttcgcagtGGACcctctgtatttttttttggtagtGTCCGActgaagtttcggtttcggcaggaTTGGACCGAAACTGGACAGGAGCAAAAGCGAACCTTCGATTTCGACAAAAATCcggtttcggtcggacactatttattttagtttcggCATTGATTAACAcacttttatagattttatgaataatggacgacttttatttgtccttataaaataattcaccAAGCAATGTAAGCGAGGTTTATTAGATTAGCAATAATTTGCATgtattttcattacattgcggtatttgatcaaACTTTTGAATATAGTTTACCTTAGCAGCCggcaatgtaacgtaaattgcatgcaagttcttgctagtctacgcCTCACTGaacactactttgttttaactcagaACGTTACATTTGATGACGCAACATCACAAACTGTCATGATGTACTAAATATATTGCCGCTAGAAAAACATTCAAACAATTAATTATGCTCAGTAGtaagactaaataaaaaaaaaaaaaaagaattgtttTAATGCACTAAAACCGACGTCTAGTTTAactttgcggttatatcaaaaatacactgtattataaattataatatttctatttattttaattatcaaaaGGGCAGGTGCGTCGGGCTACTCGTAGCTGCGTGATACAATTTTATCTTGTTTATTCATCGTAATTAAATGTCCACGTCCGTTGGCAATTTGTTTCATAAATTGGATATTGTCGTTTATAAATGGATAAAACAAAAAGGTtttttatgaagcaattgtGTTGAAAACAAGTGAATAAGGCGCATGGCGCACTGTATCCGATTCACACGTCGCTtcgaagtttgagcgagacaacgctatgcacGTATTGTAGTGACATCCCGCTCGCGAATCGGATACAGTGTGCCATGCACCAAAGTGCACTGAGCAATGCAGCAATGTATGCAATAAATGTAGGAGTAATACAAATAGCCAACGaacaaatataggtacagtAGCTATCTGAATTATaccggagcggccgaggtgatCACAGATATTTGAACAAACCCTCTATAACCAAGACGTTAAGGTGCATGCTCAGATACTTTTGAGCACCTTAGCATGGCCGCTCCAACCCAGAAAGCGCTAAACAGAAACAAcacacctaaaaataaaaactggcaAACAATAACAGATAGGTAGCGTGTGTCAAAGCCGAAAAATATTCAATTAGGCTTCAATTACCCCGATAGCATCAGATGAGCGTAATTCCCCCGCGATGACGCGATGATACCGGCCCGCGGGTAATCGATCGCTGGTGTGGACGcgtcattataattattatgtgacCTATTTTATATCGAGATTGAAAGATGAATCTGACAATTTTGCCTGTCAGATTATGGTGGCGCTTTATCAGCTGTCACGACGTTTTCCGCGCTTAAGCTGAGTTCCAACATgatacgatacgataatttattgataaaatatatttttacgtcACGTCttaatattaggtacttaaaatctattatttacatcattcattatttgatttttttttaaatcggtgTATTTTGTTGATAAATAACTGTAGAAGCTTTATATTTTAACCGACTTTACTATTTGGAAGTAAGAGTTGTCAAGTTTGTTTGAACAGTTGGTATAATTGTCACCACGTCGGAATCTGAAACGTACCATGCACGTTGCGTTTGACGAAGTGACTGCTGATGAAGCTTGAAGTGTCGATGACTATAAAGTGAAGATAATTTAAACGAAGGTTATTTTCTGTTCAAGAATCCGACtgtaccgttcggattcagactgcacccGCATCTCAATTTTTACGATATAAGGATTATAAAGTAAAGGTGAAATGAGAAAATGCTGAGAggaattataattaagtaactttaagTACTGCGTATTGTATTTGTACAAATCGTAGGCAGCGGCCAGCCGCAGCACAGCGTGTCCGAACCACACCCTTTGTTGTTGAGGGACAGCGATACCCGTGctaaacttttaataaaatttgtaaatttagaatagaatatagtTAGAAATGGCTCTCCgtttggaggaggcctatacccaAACAGGGGTTCTTGCAACAGAACCATAATAATTAACTATTAGGTATATACACAAACACTTAGAGTAGGAAGTAGTATttattacaaagttttattctattttataaagttagaacaaaattaagaaaaatatactaatattagTAAATAGTAATACTTAGGCAACTGACATAAGACACTGTAATCCTTAAATTCGTGCAAGAAacaaaaggcttttttattttttttattttattttattatttatagttataaattCGTAGATGCGGGTCTACAaccaatccggaggtcgcgggttcaaaccccggctcgtacaaagtttttcggaacttatgtacgaaattcatttgatatttaccagtcgcttttcggtgaaggaaaacatcgtgaggaaaccggactatcccaacaaggcctagtttaccctctgggttggaggtcagatggcagtcgctttcgttaaaactagtgtccgccaaatcttgggattagttgtcaagcggaccccaggctcccatgagccgtggcaaaatgccgggacaacgcgaggaaaaagaagagAGATGCGGGTCTACAACTTTTTAGTACCATCAGTTCAGGTTATGGTTTCCGTTCCTgtggacatcataaaataaatacaatcttAATTGttgtactttttctttaaattaaaatacttattcgaaatatatgtaaataaatcgtAAACTTATGTTATGTCCACAACGGTATACACGCCGATTTCCCAAACGATTTTGACCCACTCAGAAAAAAAGCAAAATTCTTCAAGACGAAACACATTTTCTAAGATGGCGTTTTTTTTGGGTCCCCAACCGTCAAATAATCTAATGAATTAAAACGAGACCTCTTATTAACTTATCTGCATACCAAATATTAGGACTTATCTTGAGATATCGACCTTTGTCttaagaatataattattatgattttacGATATGTGAATGGAGCCCGTGTGTAGTAGGATATCAGTAGAGAGGTATCATCTTCCAGGCTTCTAAGAGCCATTAGCCTGAGTgggggcgcggcgccggccggTCGTCAATGCGGAATTAGGCCAGATCATAGCCCGTAACGCAGCGTGACGCATAGTCTCCGCTATGTACaggtacgagtaggtacagGACATATATTGTCGCGCTCCTGAAGTGGAGTCGATTGCATTAGCTCAGATTCATGCAGGAATTATGGCGATCGTCTCTTTCAATATGTAGTTTTGTAATTGTCTTAAATTCCTCCTAGCTTAGAGTGTAGTGACGTTGTCTAAGTAGCTGgaagtcctgggttcgaatctaagtatagtaatttatttgtgtatttatcacgaatatttgttcctaagttataGATGTTTTCTGATATCATAGCCTCGTATGTACCCATAGTCCAAGTTTTGGTTAGTCTGGGGCTAGGACGATCtgtgttgtttttattaagcAAATAATAGCTGATTCTAATAAGGACCGAATATATTTACAGACATGTAaacatgaaatgaaatgaaagtttgTATATGCACttagtgttttaaaaataaataccacTTTGGAATCTGCTATGACGGCTTATTACGCGTACGCGCACGCCTGGCTGAGTTACGGCGTAGTCCTGTGGGGTGCGAGCACCGATGCTCACCAACTATTTGTTATGCAAAAAAGTGTGTTCGCATTCTAACCAATACACGTATTCCAAATAGTTGTCAACAACATTTTAGAGACCTTAAAATATTAACACTACCCTCTATGTATATTATGGAGGCAGCAGTATTTGTCAGGAGCCACCCCCACTTATTTAACGGAACGGAAGTATTCAAACCCGAGAGTAGACGGAAAAATCAAATTATCTTACCGCCTAGCAAGTTTGTCATGGTTCAAAATGGTCCCTTCTATCGATGTGTCcaaataatgcaaaaaaaatcccGATACTGTTAAACAATTCAGCGacattaagttatttaaaaataaattaaggagGATACTTATTGAGAAATGTTATTATACCATAGACGAATTTTTTAAGGATCAATCTTTAGCGAACATgacataaaacatttaattttatatttactgagaatgaattgaatttatctacatattttcTCGAATGTAAAACATTGGCATATACGTAATTATGTTGACATGCACgacttgttataattataaactaacttAGTAATTGCTCtcatgtttaaatttagtttaaaccAAGTGTtccatgataattttattattgtaatttttatttaggattaagtaacatgtcccatattgtatgccctaacagggtatcatgtacctactaagtctaaaaataagatctttatgtactgatgaacatgataaaacaatggattaaatgaaatgaaatgaaatgaaatatggtaaggtatgtatgtaagttAACCCTTTGACAACGAATATAATAATTACGACAACAATTCTTGTTTGAGACGTTGTCAAAGTTGTCAAACACAGAGACCTGTCGTTTCGCCTACTGTTATAGAAATAGAGAAACTTTATTTTACTCCAAAGGATATCACTTAATGTTAGGTCATTAAATGTCAAATACACATCGGTACATAACCAAGGTATAATACGATtacctaatattttataaaggtaAGTAATCTAGTACGATCTAGTTTCAAATATCTTTCCAAGGCAACGATCCTTATTGCCAGTGCTTAGGGGCGTGttcatattattttcaaaacgtttacttgtaaaaatgtttgttaactTGACTGTACTTACAGAATAAAAATCAAACGCTTACTTCACGTCAGTTTTGATAGTTCTATCTAACGATACCCTCGTTGGAGACGGGACGAAATCAAGGAAGATATATTATGTGTTTTCGTAGAATTAATTTTTTCAGTTGTTCGGcatgtataataaagtatacCTTCACCTAGTAAAGTATAGTACCTAATTTACCTATCCATGCTAGACTATCAGCGTCAAGAGGTCTTAACACTATTGGTCACTATTGGGAGATAATTTAGTAATACTTAATACATAATCATGATACGTTCTTTAATAGAGAAACCGCCAGACGAACATGGTGAACTAACTACCATGTTGATAACGAATCCATAAAAACGACTACTTTAACGACTAGTCGTTCACGACACGCGTCAGACTCGTATTAACcgatattgttatattttatgactTTCCCTTGTGCAGTCTGCAGCGAAAATAGCGGACAAACTGGTACCGTGTTCAAAATTTCCTATATACTTGCCGTctcttaataatatataaagttgTGTTTAGATGAACTTCTGCCGCCAACTGATATCAgaaatcaaaaatcataaattctttatttcaattGATAGAACGTATAGggatattacaatattttatgtttcATTACATACCGGGTGCCCACTTGCCCAGTAATTATTGGACAACCTTCTAACCACTGACAGGGCACCTTAGGCTGGTCCAAATAATGCACTTGTCCAAGTAAAGACAGAAAAGTTGGATTATCTCGAAAACCATGAAACTTTTACTAGACCTATACCTGCATTATCTGGACCAGCCTAAGGTGCCCTGTCGGTGGTCAGAAGTTTATCCATTAATTACTGGGCACCCTGTATATCTATCTAGCCTTCATGCAAGCGtgcaaataaataggtatatatgtagtcaattaaatcaaaaaaatatgtacattaaaataaatataaaatattaaattgtaagAGTTAACATAATAGGCATAGGGAATGAAACTACATGGCAGTTGGCTATTCTTACAAGCGGAAAATTTGTTCCATTTATAGAAGTTAAAATTAAGCTTACTAAATAGAAcacaagaaataaagaaaagttGACGTCGGTCGGCCAATATTTAGACcaataaaacttatatttttggaaagCTAATGAGTTTTTCCTTAAAGTTTGAGATAACATTCATTGCGGTAAGGTTTGTGGTTTATTGAGTTGGAAGCATGTTTTATCGGTACTTGTGCCATCCATGTACgttaaaaaatcatattttctagtatgtttTTTTGTAAACGATTACAGTTATGATTGCGGTTATTGGGGCACAGTGATGGTGCGTTCGGTGTTCTTTCAAACGACACCTCACACGAACCGATCGGTCCCATGTGACTCAAGATTTGATCAAATATCTATAGTCATCCGCCAtctctccccccccccccccctttttttTTCGACTTCTCCCGCTCTCCATGAACTGGATCCGGTCAGTTCTACGTTCTACGAAAATCGTGAAGGAGTCAACTCTGACCACTTTTGGTAAATCTTCCTATAGACTAGACAGAcagtagttataaataaataaataaataaatattatagggcattattacacaaattgactaaatcccacaataagctcaataaggcttgtgttgagggtacttagacaacgatatatataacatataaaaatattcaataaatatcAGGTAGCTGATGTATTGTAACAACAAAACATGTATATATTCATGATTTAAATTTGAATCAGTTCAGCTGTGTTTAAATGTTTACCGTTTAAGCTTAATATATCGAATTTTATGCAGAGTTCATGAATAATGCATAGTTTACCGACTAGTGAACATTTTCAGCGCAATAACAGCAACATTCTTAACTGAACATCGGTGGGCCTTATATGATTGCCATAAGGTTGACATTTGGGCAGTAAACAGTGTTAACGATACAAAAGGTTTAGATGCTATTAACAGTTTACAGTTTATGTTATAGACGTTATAGTATAACAacgattaaattatttatttaataaagtattgAGGGCACTGAGCATACACTAATTAGTCACATGAAATTCAATAGCCCTTCCCGATCACACGTGGTCATATTCCCTTCCGCCAGGTTTCACGTCACATAATTAGGCATCTTTAatctagatatattttaatttaagaaaacAGTACTAAAAGGACTTTTGGCAATATTGTAAAAACAGCAGTACCTAAAGTAAAAGTGCTTTTATTAAAATGGgtgtttcaaaaaataaaattaatagttcGGCCAAGTAAATGTAAGTCAGCCGTGCGCAccccaagggttccgtactttagATGTTTACCTAATGGCTTTATAAAGTTTTTAACATTTGCCTCTCCTTATCACAATACCTTCGTCACCCATTTTAGAACCCTCCCTATCCGTACCGTATGACTAAAGTTATGTACGGGCCCGAATAATTTTACTATTAGCTTAACAATAAATATCTGGTTTAGCAAATTTGTCATCGCTGGCAAAATAGCGGGTATAAAATGAATAGgcttttttgtttttgaggATACGCGTGTTCACGCAAAACAAATTGTCCCGTAATGAAAACCGGCTAGATTGAAAATGTTGACAACGTTTTGAAATAATAGCTATACAAGATGTTTCTAAATGTAATACAGAATACagatttttattggtaaaagcaaattttataataaattaattataacataatTAGGGGACCCTCCCGGGGGACTTTTCATAAGGTAtcttttacaataaatgtaatttaatttagttactcTATATTTAATTGGATTGTAGTTTGTATAAGTGTATaacttatattgtaatttaacataatttaaattagctCCGTAATAAATCactaattacttaaaaataaatttgacccCTATTTTCAACATCCATCCACACCCTACTGATTCATGAGACTTTGTGAGAAAGGATGTATAAAAATTTTCTTTTTCAAATGAATGAGAAGCgcaacattatcaaaaatgaagGAAAACTAGACCAAAcattatgaagtaacaaacatataaaaaacatacagccgaattgagaacctcctccttttggaatcttgaagtcggttaaaatatTTGATTGGATTTATGTAAATTCCGCTCTGTTCATCGCCTTACATATATATTGCTCATCTAACAATACTATAGGACATTTTACTTGTATGTACCAGAAGTGCaaaaccttaattttgaacgTGCCTAAACAATTATACCaaccataatatatattataatgaaaggAATTGAGGAAC from Cydia pomonella isolate Wapato2018A unplaced genomic scaffold, ilCydPomo1 PGA_scaffold_73, whole genome shotgun sequence includes these protein-coding regions:
- the LOC133534234 gene encoding myotrophin-like, with the translated sequence MAEGRSRVQQNDLLLHEAVIKNEPDAVREALRRPTDVNCRNNYGRAPIHWAASRGNVEIVNLLIDAKCDIEAADKFGMRPLLMAAWHGHLAAVKTLVDAGACLAATNKVTS